A region from the Lemur catta isolate mLemCat1 chromosome 7, mLemCat1.pri, whole genome shotgun sequence genome encodes:
- the CREBZF gene encoding CREB/ATF bZIP transcription factor isoform X1 gives MRHSLTKLLAASGSDSPTRSESPAPAATCSLSADLIRAAAGEKETAAAGSLGRKQPHGDVGEWEAGTGSRGGVAVRAPSPEEMEEEAVAGVPGEETEDMDFLSGLELADLLDPRQPDWHLEPGLSSPGPLSSSGGGSDSGGLWRADDDDEAAAAEMQRFSDLLQRLLNGIGGCSSSSDNGSGEKRRRKSPGGGGGSGNDNNQAATKSPRKAAAAAARLNRLKKKEYVMGLESRVRGLAAENQELRAENRELGKRVQALQEESRYLRAVLANETGLARLLSRLSGVGLRLTTSLFRDSPAGDHDYALPVGKQQQDLLEEDDSAGGVCLHVDKDKVSVEFCSACARKASSSLKIFFFR, from the exons ATGAGGCATAGCCTGACCAAGCTGCTGGCAGCCTCAGGCAGCGACTCCCCAACCCGCAGCGAGAGCCCGGCGCCAGCCGCGACCTGCTCGCTGTCCGCGGACCTGATCCGGGCTGCGGCGGGGGAGAAAGAGACGGCGGCGGCCGGATCTCTTGGCCGCAAGCAGCCGCACGGCGACGTGGGCGAGTGGGAGGCCGGGACGGGGAGCCGCGGCGGCGTGGCCGTGCGCGCGCCCTCGCCcgaggagatggaggaggaggcgGTCGCCGGCGTCCCTGGGGAAGAGACCGAGGATATGGACTTTTTGTCCGGGCTGGAACTCGCGGATCTTTTGGACCCTCGGCAACCGGACTGGCACCTGGAGCCCGGACTTAGCTCGCCTGGGCCTCTCTCCTCGTCCGGCGGGGGCTCGGATAGCGGCGGCCTGTGGAGAGCGGACGACGACGACGAGGCCGCGGCTGCTGAGATGCAGCGCTTTTCCGACCTGCTGCAGAGGCTGTTAAACGGTATCGGAGGCTGCAGTAGCAGCAGTGACAATGGCAGCGGCGAAAAGAGGCGGAGAAAGTCCCCGGGAggaggtggcggcagcggcaacGATAACAACCAGGCGGCGACAAAGAGTCCCCGGAAGGCGGCGGCGGCCGCTGCCCGTCTTAATCGGCTGAAGAAGAAGGAGTACGTGATGGGGCTGGAGAGTCGAGTCCGAGGTCTGGCAGCCGAGAACCAGGAGCTGCGGGCCGAGAATCGGGAGCTGGGCAAACGCGTACAAGCACTGCAGGAGGAGAGTCGCTACCTACGGGCGGTCTTAGCCAACGAGACTGGACTGGCTCGCTTGCTGAGCCGGCTGAGCGGCGTGGGACTGCGGCTGACCACCTCGCTCTTCAGAGACTCGCCCGCCGGTGACCACGACTACGCGCTGCCGGTGGGAAAGCAGCAGCAGGACCTGCTAGAAGAGGACGACTCAGCGGGAGGAGTGTGTCTTCATGTGGACAAGGATAAGGTGTCGGTGGAGTTCTGCTCGGCGTGCGCCCGGAAGGCGTCGTCTTCTCTTAAAAT TTTCTTTTTTAGGTGA
- the CREBZF gene encoding CREB/ATF bZIP transcription factor isoform X2, with protein sequence MRHSLTKLLAASGSDSPTRSESPAPAATCSLSADLIRAAAGEKETAAAGSLGRKQPHGDVGEWEAGTGSRGGVAVRAPSPEEMEEEAVAGVPGEETEDMDFLSGLELADLLDPRQPDWHLEPGLSSPGPLSSSGGGSDSGGLWRADDDDEAAAAEMQRFSDLLQRLLNGIGGCSSSSDNGSGEKRRRKSPGGGGGSGNDNNQAATKSPRKAAAAAARLNRLKKKEYVMGLESRVRGLAAENQELRAENRELGKRVQALQEESRYLRAVLANETGLARLLSRLSGVGLRLTTSLFRDSPAGDHDYALPVGKQQQDLLEEDDSAGGVCLHVDKDKVSVEFCSACARKASSSLKM encoded by the coding sequence ATGAGGCATAGCCTGACCAAGCTGCTGGCAGCCTCAGGCAGCGACTCCCCAACCCGCAGCGAGAGCCCGGCGCCAGCCGCGACCTGCTCGCTGTCCGCGGACCTGATCCGGGCTGCGGCGGGGGAGAAAGAGACGGCGGCGGCCGGATCTCTTGGCCGCAAGCAGCCGCACGGCGACGTGGGCGAGTGGGAGGCCGGGACGGGGAGCCGCGGCGGCGTGGCCGTGCGCGCGCCCTCGCCcgaggagatggaggaggaggcgGTCGCCGGCGTCCCTGGGGAAGAGACCGAGGATATGGACTTTTTGTCCGGGCTGGAACTCGCGGATCTTTTGGACCCTCGGCAACCGGACTGGCACCTGGAGCCCGGACTTAGCTCGCCTGGGCCTCTCTCCTCGTCCGGCGGGGGCTCGGATAGCGGCGGCCTGTGGAGAGCGGACGACGACGACGAGGCCGCGGCTGCTGAGATGCAGCGCTTTTCCGACCTGCTGCAGAGGCTGTTAAACGGTATCGGAGGCTGCAGTAGCAGCAGTGACAATGGCAGCGGCGAAAAGAGGCGGAGAAAGTCCCCGGGAggaggtggcggcagcggcaacGATAACAACCAGGCGGCGACAAAGAGTCCCCGGAAGGCGGCGGCGGCCGCTGCCCGTCTTAATCGGCTGAAGAAGAAGGAGTACGTGATGGGGCTGGAGAGTCGAGTCCGAGGTCTGGCAGCCGAGAACCAGGAGCTGCGGGCCGAGAATCGGGAGCTGGGCAAACGCGTACAAGCACTGCAGGAGGAGAGTCGCTACCTACGGGCGGTCTTAGCCAACGAGACTGGACTGGCTCGCTTGCTGAGCCGGCTGAGCGGCGTGGGACTGCGGCTGACCACCTCGCTCTTCAGAGACTCGCCCGCCGGTGACCACGACTACGCGCTGCCGGTGGGAAAGCAGCAGCAGGACCTGCTAGAAGAGGACGACTCAGCGGGAGGAGTGTGTCTTCATGTGGACAAGGATAAGGTGTCGGTGGAGTTCTGCTCGGCGTGCGCCCGGAAGGCGTCGTCTTCTCTTAAAATGTAG